In Leuconostocaceae bacterium ESL0723, the following proteins share a genomic window:
- a CDS encoding response regulator transcription factor: MKILVVDDDVEIAELLEIYLKNEGYEPIIAYDGKEALSKLNTNPDVALMILDIMMPNMSGLDVLKEVRKDTHMPILMLSAKSSDMDKIQGLMTGADDYVTKPFNPLEVMARIRSLLRRAQNAVQNVAPDVLNIGSLVINKDSHEVKTASGDLVNLTALEFGILYLLASHPNRVFSADDIFERVWQQESVVSAKTVMVHVSHLRDKLEEATDGDQVIKTVWGVGYKIETN; encoded by the coding sequence ATGAAAATTTTAGTAGTAGATGATGACGTCGAAATTGCAGAGCTATTAGAAATTTACCTAAAAAACGAGGGTTACGAGCCAATCATTGCCTATGACGGTAAGGAAGCCCTGTCAAAGTTAAATACCAATCCCGACGTGGCCTTGATGATTCTAGATATCATGATGCCCAACATGAGTGGCTTGGATGTCTTAAAGGAAGTCCGCAAGGATACCCATATGCCAATCTTGATGCTGTCAGCTAAGTCTAGTGACATGGACAAGATTCAGGGTCTGATGACCGGGGCCGATGACTACGTGACTAAGCCCTTCAATCCTTTGGAAGTGATGGCCCGGATTCGTTCCCTGCTTCGCCGCGCCCAAAATGCGGTCCAAAACGTGGCACCGGATGTCTTAAACATTGGTTCGCTGGTGATTAATAAGGACAGCCACGAGGTGAAGACTGCCTCGGGGGACCTGGTAAACTTAACCGCCCTGGAATTTGGCATTTTGTACCTGCTCGCCTCTCATCCCAACCGAGTCTTTTCGGCCGATGATATTTTTGAGCGGGTTTGGCAGCAGGAGTCCGTGGTCTCAGCCAAGACGGTTATGGTCCACGTGTCCCACCTGCGAGACAAGTTAGAAGAAGCAACTGACGGCGACCAGGTCATTAAGACGGTCTGGGGCGTCGGTTATAAGATCGAAACCAACTGA
- a CDS encoding HAMP domain-containing sensor histidine kinase, with protein MVELIWLQVPFTNQFSFWIVYACLALPLVCLLWGRLIWQLRQQLNLNRLVAKMADIASSEHSDQIDWRPKSGRQIKTLVNSFNQIMAREADLRQEEQGVERSKDEMMTNISHDLRTPLTAIIGYLGLVVLPDQKVTPAEQKRYLKTAYDKSNQMKNLVEDLFEFSKTQAKSASLNITEFSLGDLFAQLLASYELEAQQKNIELTYLIQPKLIIMSGDSDKLARVLMNLISNALKYAEGASFVKITAQVRPDDQVEIRVTNDGRQIPQEATEDIFERFYRVESSRNNRTGGTGLGLAIVKGIVLQHHGRVWVESDEQVTSFVVVLPLQQPQEVSDERAK; from the coding sequence GTGGTCGAATTGATTTGGTTACAAGTACCCTTTACCAACCAGTTTAGTTTTTGGATTGTATACGCCTGCCTAGCGCTCCCACTGGTCTGCTTGCTGTGGGGGCGTTTAATTTGGCAGCTGCGCCAGCAGTTAAACCTCAACCGTTTAGTCGCTAAGATGGCCGACATCGCCAGCAGTGAGCACTCAGATCAGATTGATTGGCGGCCTAAATCTGGTCGGCAAATCAAGACTCTGGTTAATTCCTTTAATCAAATCATGGCCCGCGAGGCTGATTTGAGGCAGGAAGAGCAGGGGGTTGAGCGGTCCAAGGATGAGATGATGACCAATATTTCTCATGACCTGCGCACGCCCTTGACGGCCATTATTGGCTACTTGGGCTTGGTAGTTTTGCCAGACCAAAAGGTGACCCCGGCCGAGCAAAAGCGCTACCTGAAGACCGCCTATGACAAGTCTAACCAGATGAAAAACCTGGTTGAGGACCTCTTTGAGTTCTCTAAGACCCAGGCTAAGAGTGCCAGCCTAAATATTACCGAATTTAGTTTAGGGGACCTCTTTGCCCAGTTGTTGGCCAGCTATGAGCTTGAAGCCCAGCAAAAAAACATCGAGTTGACCTACCTGATCCAACCTAAGTTGATTATTATGTCCGGTGATTCGGATAAGTTGGCCCGGGTTTTGATGAATTTGATTAGTAATGCCTTAAAGTATGCCGAAGGTGCCAGTTTTGTGAAAATTACGGCCCAGGTGCGCCCTGATGACCAGGTCGAAATCCGGGTGACCAATGATGGTCGCCAGATTCCCCAGGAGGCGACCGAAGATATCTTCGAGCGTTTCTACCGGGTGGAAAGTTCGCGTAACAACCGGACTGGTGGTACCGGTCTGGGCTTAGCCATCGTCAAAGGGATTGTTCTCCAGCACCATGGCCGGGTTTGGGTTGAATCCGACGAGCAGGTAACTTCCTTTGTGGTGGTTCTGCCCCTGCAACAGCCCCAAGAGGTTAGTGATGAAAGAGCCAAGTAA
- a CDS encoding serine hydrolase, translating into MKEPSKKNKRRWWLASVLIGLLVLVLAVLGYGYWHQHHPSTSQQPATVKDQPVALSTDAKTGLVVDLSTGQVLGEKNADQSLPIASLSKLLTAYAVLRNIEQGKLKWDEQVTIPASADLSKQRQDLFSHLDIQAGDRVAVKDLYTAMFTNSANDAAFALADHITPKGQTTQQMLQYWAKTLKLQHSEWYNAAGQQNGDAMQNKVKSASDKAANRASARDIAVIARADLNLDPSLKGIGQMKTLTYTKNGNDKITVPTDFGQSGSDNQQQLDNPHHFVIEGLKTGSTPESGAAFAGLITDPDGHQFLTVINGAGDYEDRIQRYQKTFDMLDEVLNQKDSHQFTKGQVLDGVSTVQSNDTKDAKISVHVAMNRNFWTPKGADLNWETPASFHTTKPVQVNQLVTWVKPALDAQYLPATPVHHTELGLASDDHQALADWGTRILRWFGW; encoded by the coding sequence ATGAAAGAGCCAAGTAAAAAGAATAAACGGCGCTGGTGGCTTGCCAGTGTCTTAATTGGCCTGCTGGTATTGGTACTGGCTGTTTTGGGTTATGGGTACTGGCACCAGCACCACCCCTCAACTAGTCAGCAGCCAGCCACCGTTAAGGACCAGCCCGTGGCACTGAGTACCGATGCTAAAACTGGCCTGGTTGTGGATCTTAGTACCGGCCAGGTACTGGGGGAGAAGAACGCCGACCAGTCCCTACCAATTGCCTCCCTGTCAAAGTTACTGACGGCTTATGCTGTTTTACGTAACATAGAACAGGGGAAGTTAAAGTGGGATGAGCAGGTAACTATCCCAGCCAGTGCGGACCTATCCAAGCAGCGGCAGGACCTCTTTTCCCACCTTGATATTCAGGCCGGTGACCGGGTTGCGGTTAAAGACCTTTACACGGCCATGTTTACCAATTCAGCTAACGATGCGGCCTTTGCCCTGGCAGACCACATTACCCCCAAGGGCCAAACCACCCAGCAGATGCTGCAATATTGGGCTAAGACGCTGAAGCTGCAGCACTCGGAATGGTATAACGCTGCTGGTCAGCAAAACGGGGATGCCATGCAAAACAAGGTCAAAAGTGCCAGTGACAAGGCGGCTAACCGGGCTAGTGCGCGCGACATTGCCGTGATTGCCCGAGCTGATTTGAACCTCGATCCCAGCTTGAAGGGGATTGGTCAGATGAAAACGCTGACCTACACTAAAAACGGTAACGACAAGATCACCGTACCAACTGATTTCGGGCAATCTGGTAGCGATAACCAGCAGCAGTTGGATAACCCCCACCACTTCGTCATTGAGGGGCTAAAAACTGGTTCGACGCCAGAATCTGGGGCGGCCTTTGCCGGCTTAATCACTGACCCTGATGGCCATCAATTCTTGACGGTGATTAATGGGGCCGGTGATTATGAGGACCGGATTCAACGCTATCAGAAGACCTTTGACATGCTTGATGAGGTCCTTAATCAAAAAGACAGTCATCAATTTACCAAGGGTCAGGTCCTTGATGGTGTGTCCACTGTTCAATCCAATGATACCAAGGATGCTAAGATTAGCGTTCACGTAGCAATGAATCGGAATTTTTGGACGCCCAAGGGTGCCGATTTGAATTGGGAGACACCGGCCAGCTTCCACACGACTAAACCGGTCCAGGTTAATCAACTGGTGACCTGGGTCAAACCGGCCCTGGACGCCCAGTACCTACCGGCCACGCCTGTTCACCACACTGAGCTTGGTTTAGCCAGCGATGACCACCAGGCCCTGGCCGATTGGGGCACCCGGATTCTACGTTGGTTTGGCTGGTGA
- a CDS encoding glucose-6-phosphate isomerase has protein sequence MTQIRFDTKAVANFIESHEYGEMQPLVTMAADQLRHRNGAGAEYTDWLTLPTDYDRDEFQRIQAAAQKIQSDSKVLVVIGIGGSYLGAKMAVDFLNPSFNNELSDDQRRGVKVYFAGNSLSATYLNDLIRTIGDQDFSVNVISKSGTTTEPSVAFRVFKQLLEKKYGAEGAKQRIYATTDANRGALHDEAEQSGYETFIIPDGIGGRFSVLTAVGLLPIAASGADIEQLMAGAKDAQDTYTDNDINDNDAYRYAAIRRILYDKGYTTELLVNWEPSLQYLSEWWKQLMGESEGKNHKGIYPSSANYSTDLHSLGQYIQDGRRDLFETAVLLDQPVSDLDLPKSAGNGDGLQYLEGKTIDQINATAAKGVVMAHVDGGVPNLAIRIQKQDAYNLGYLIYFFELAVGISGYTFAINPFNQPGVEAYKTAMFALLGKPGYEAETKAFRARLD, from the coding sequence ATGACACAGATTAGGTTTGATACCAAGGCAGTTGCCAATTTTATCGAAAGTCACGAGTATGGGGAGATGCAGCCACTGGTAACCATGGCTGCTGACCAGCTACGCCACCGTAACGGGGCCGGGGCTGAATACACCGACTGGCTCACGCTGCCTACGGACTATGACCGCGATGAGTTCCAACGGATTCAGGCGGCTGCCCAAAAGATTCAGTCAGATTCCAAGGTTCTGGTTGTGATTGGGATTGGTGGTTCTTACCTAGGGGCCAAGATGGCCGTTGATTTCTTAAATCCTAGCTTTAACAATGAGTTGAGTGACGATCAACGCCGTGGAGTGAAGGTTTACTTTGCCGGTAACTCCCTGTCGGCCACTTACCTGAATGACTTGATTCGAACCATTGGCGACCAGGACTTCTCAGTTAACGTGATTTCTAAGTCTGGTACGACCACTGAACCTTCGGTGGCTTTCCGGGTCTTCAAGCAGTTACTGGAAAAGAAGTATGGCGCTGAGGGGGCCAAGCAGCGGATTTACGCGACGACCGACGCTAACCGCGGGGCCCTCCATGATGAGGCCGAGCAATCTGGTTATGAAACCTTTATCATTCCGGATGGGATTGGTGGTCGTTTCTCAGTCCTGACCGCGGTGGGCTTGCTGCCAATCGCAGCCAGTGGCGCTGACATTGAGCAGTTGATGGCCGGGGCTAAGGATGCCCAGGACACTTATACTGATAATGATATTAACGATAACGATGCCTACCGTTATGCGGCCATCCGCCGGATTTTGTACGACAAGGGCTACACAACTGAGCTCCTGGTGAACTGGGAACCGAGCTTGCAGTACCTGTCAGAGTGGTGGAAGCAGTTGATGGGTGAGTCAGAAGGTAAGAACCACAAGGGCATTTACCCATCTTCAGCCAACTATTCAACTGATTTGCACTCTTTGGGTCAGTACATCCAAGACGGTCGGCGTGATTTATTTGAAACGGCCGTGCTCTTGGACCAGCCGGTTTCTGACTTGGACCTGCCTAAGAGCGCTGGCAACGGTGATGGTCTCCAGTACCTGGAAGGTAAGACCATTGATCAAATCAATGCTACGGCGGCCAAGGGAGTGGTCATGGCCCACGTCGATGGTGGGGTGCCAAACCTGGCCATCCGCATTCAAAAGCAGGATGCCTACAACCTAGGTTATTTGATTTACTTCTTCGAATTAGCCGTCGGTATTTCTGGTTATACCTTTGCCATCAACCCCTTCAATCAACCCGGCGTTGAAGCCTACAAGACGGCCATGTTTGCCCTGCTGGGTAAGCCTGGTTATGAAGCTGAAACCAAGGCCTTCCGAGCCCGCTTGGATTAA
- a CDS encoding GntR family transcriptional regulator: MPNIREPRYHKIAREIAQHIVNRQFQVGQKLHARSTLAATFGVSAETARKAISVLADLGIVKPVHGSGVEVLSREKARSFLNQAQETSDIQAIHSQINDLISQQRQNLVQLNETMGTLFDQTQQIRQHNPMSPYEFIPATDSSKLNQSIGKLNIWQNTGATIIAILHEDDLVLSPGPYAVISPGDTVYFIGSEQSSLAIRQFFEP, translated from the coding sequence ATGCCAAATATCCGCGAACCCCGCTACCACAAAATTGCCCGGGAAATTGCCCAACACATTGTGAACCGCCAATTCCAGGTCGGCCAAAAATTACACGCCCGCTCGACCCTGGCGGCCACCTTTGGGGTTTCCGCTGAAACCGCCCGGAAGGCCATCTCAGTCCTGGCTGATTTGGGCATTGTGAAGCCGGTTCACGGTAGTGGCGTCGAAGTTCTTTCCCGGGAAAAAGCTCGGTCCTTTTTAAACCAGGCTCAGGAAACGAGTGACATCCAGGCCATTCACAGTCAAATTAACGACCTGATTAGCCAGCAGCGTCAGAACCTGGTCCAGCTCAACGAAACCATGGGCACCCTCTTTGACCAGACCCAGCAAATCCGCCAACACAACCCGATGTCCCCTTATGAGTTCATCCCGGCCACTGACAGTTCCAAGCTCAACCAGTCAATTGGCAAGCTTAATATCTGGCAGAACACTGGTGCGACCATCATTGCCATCCTTCACGAGGACGACCTGGTCCTCTCACCAGGTCCCTATGCGGTGATTAGCCCCGGCGATACCGTCTATTTCATTGGTTCTGAACAGAGTTCCCTGGCCATTCGCCAGTTCTTTGAACCATAA
- a CDS encoding glycine betaine/L-proline ABC transporter ATP-binding protein: MPNVQPKVQLKHLTKIFGKHQKAALKMVAENKSKNEIFEKTGSTVGVYDINLEVEPGEIFVIMGLSGSGKSTLIRLLNRLIEPTSGEIFIDGQNITHLTKKEMLEIRRKKMSMVFQNFALFPHRTLLENTEYGLEVQGVPAAERRERAEKALDNAQLLSYKDQYPSQLSGGMQQRVGLARALTNDPDILLMDEAFSALDPLVRREMQDELLDLQANVKKTIIFITHDLNEALRLGDRIAIMKDGQIQQIGTGEEILTDPANDYVHNFVEDVDRSKVLVAENIMVPGFTVNVDNDGPTVALHRMSEEEVSGLVAVGRDRKFVGYITSDAAVKARREKLALKDVVADMPAVKPDTLIADIMPIIYDAHTPVAVVDDDQRLRGIIIRGAVIEALADVEGDDSNE, translated from the coding sequence ATGCCCAATGTGCAGCCAAAAGTGCAGTTAAAGCACCTTACTAAGATTTTCGGCAAGCACCAAAAAGCAGCGCTGAAGATGGTCGCTGAAAATAAGAGTAAGAACGAAATTTTTGAAAAAACTGGGAGTACCGTCGGGGTCTATGACATTAACCTGGAAGTTGAACCAGGTGAAATCTTCGTGATTATGGGTCTTTCTGGTTCCGGAAAGTCAACCCTGATTCGCCTGCTGAACCGGCTGATTGAACCAACCAGTGGGGAGATTTTTATTGATGGGCAAAACATTACCCATCTTACTAAAAAAGAAATGTTAGAGATTCGGCGGAAGAAGATGAGCATGGTTTTCCAGAACTTTGCCCTTTTCCCACACCGGACCCTGTTAGAAAACACGGAATACGGTCTAGAAGTGCAAGGCGTACCCGCCGCTGAACGACGCGAGCGGGCCGAAAAAGCCTTGGACAACGCCCAGCTGCTCAGTTATAAGGATCAGTATCCTAGCCAGTTATCTGGAGGGATGCAGCAACGAGTTGGCTTGGCTCGAGCCTTGACCAATGATCCGGATATCTTGTTAATGGATGAAGCCTTCTCAGCCTTAGATCCCCTGGTTCGACGGGAAATGCAGGATGAGCTCCTGGATTTGCAGGCTAACGTGAAGAAGACGATTATCTTCATCACCCACGATTTGAACGAAGCCCTGCGGCTCGGCGACCGGATTGCCATCATGAAGGATGGTCAAATCCAGCAGATTGGTACGGGAGAAGAAATCTTGACTGACCCTGCCAACGACTATGTCCACAACTTCGTGGAAGATGTGGACCGGTCCAAGGTCCTGGTGGCTGAAAACATCATGGTGCCTGGTTTCACGGTTAACGTCGACAATGATGGCCCAACGGTGGCCCTACACCGGATGTCGGAAGAAGAGGTTTCTGGTCTGGTAGCGGTTGGCCGAGACCGTAAGTTTGTCGGCTATATTACCTCGGATGCAGCCGTGAAGGCCCGGCGGGAGAAGCTGGCCTTAAAGGATGTGGTGGCCGACATGCCCGCCGTTAAGCCCGACACCCTGATTGCGGACATCATGCCGATTATCTATGATGCGCATACACCAGTGGCGGTGGTCGATGATGACCAGCGTCTTCGAGGCATTATCATCCGCGGCGCCGTAATCGAAGCACTCGCAGACGTTGAGGGGGACGATAGTAATGAATGA
- a CDS encoding ABC transporter permease/substrate binding protein, giving the protein MNELSAIGQLPIQSWISNIVSWMTTHWAGFFNAIQQAGQAVMDAMTGFLLAIPMPLMIVGVTLLAIVTSPKKYGFPAFTLFGLLLVANQGLWSDMISTLTLVVMASLVSLIIGIPLGILMAKSPKTNAIVKPILDFMQTMPAFVYLIPAVAFFGIGVVPGVFASVIFALPPVVRFTALGIQQVPEALVEAADSFGSTTWQKLFKLELPNAKNTILAGANQTIMLALSMVVTASMIGAPGLGRGVLSAVQHADVGAGFVNGIALVILAIIIDRFTQKLNTQPGQHLDHGKIRKIIVWITIAVLALGGIVSGMMNHQGGGKKINIGYVQWDSEVASTNVLAEAMRQHGYQVTMTPLDNAVLWQSLSTGQVDASVSAWLPNTHKALYDKYKNDIDLLGPNLKGVRLGLVVPDYMDVNSITQLNDQANKTIVGIEPGAGVMAAAQKTIDSYPNLQGWQLQASSSGAMVSALDKAYKAKQPIVITGWSPHWMFNKYKLKYLDDPKKTMGTSESINTITKKNLKSSDPQAYKVLKKFHWTKEDMQDVMLQVQNGKSPQQAADNWIKDHQKQVDAWFD; this is encoded by the coding sequence ATGAATGAATTAAGCGCAATTGGCCAGCTGCCGATTCAAAGCTGGATCAGTAATATTGTGTCTTGGATGACTACCCACTGGGCTGGCTTCTTTAATGCCATCCAGCAGGCCGGTCAGGCCGTCATGGATGCCATGACTGGCTTCTTGCTGGCCATTCCCATGCCGCTCATGATTGTCGGTGTGACCCTGTTAGCCATTGTGACTAGCCCGAAGAAATATGGCTTCCCGGCCTTTACCCTCTTCGGTCTACTCCTGGTCGCTAACCAGGGCTTGTGGTCAGACATGATTAGTACCCTGACCCTGGTGGTCATGGCCAGCCTGGTTTCCCTCATTATCGGGATTCCACTGGGAATTTTGATGGCCAAGTCACCTAAGACCAATGCCATTGTGAAGCCCATCTTGGACTTCATGCAGACCATGCCGGCTTTCGTTTACCTAATTCCGGCCGTTGCTTTCTTTGGTATTGGGGTGGTGCCAGGGGTATTTGCCTCGGTGATCTTCGCCCTGCCACCAGTGGTACGGTTTACGGCTTTGGGTATCCAGCAGGTACCAGAAGCTTTGGTTGAAGCAGCCGATTCTTTTGGTAGTACGACCTGGCAGAAGCTCTTCAAGTTAGAGCTGCCAAATGCTAAGAACACGATTTTGGCAGGTGCCAACCAGACGATTATGTTGGCCCTTTCCATGGTGGTTACGGCTTCCATGATTGGAGCGCCGGGACTAGGACGTGGTGTCCTCTCAGCCGTTCAGCACGCTGACGTTGGCGCTGGTTTCGTCAATGGAATTGCCCTGGTTATCCTGGCCATTATCATTGACCGCTTCACCCAGAAGCTCAACACCCAACCCGGACAGCACCTTGACCACGGTAAGATTCGCAAGATTATCGTTTGGATTACGATTGCCGTGCTCGCCCTGGGTGGCATTGTCAGCGGTATGATGAACCACCAAGGTGGCGGCAAGAAGATTAACATTGGTTACGTGCAGTGGGATTCTGAAGTGGCTTCCACCAATGTTTTGGCCGAGGCCATGCGTCAGCACGGTTACCAGGTTACGATGACCCCATTGGATAACGCGGTGCTTTGGCAGTCGCTATCAACCGGTCAGGTTGATGCCAGCGTTTCGGCTTGGTTGCCTAACACGCACAAGGCCCTGTATGACAAGTACAAGAACGACATTGATCTCTTGGGACCAAACCTGAAGGGCGTGCGTCTGGGACTGGTTGTGCCAGATTATATGGACGTTAACTCCATTACCCAGCTCAATGACCAGGCTAATAAAACGATTGTTGGAATTGAGCCGGGTGCCGGGGTTATGGCCGCCGCTCAAAAGACGATTGATTCTTATCCAAACTTGCAGGGTTGGCAGTTACAGGCTTCTTCATCGGGTGCCATGGTTTCCGCCCTGGACAAGGCCTATAAGGCTAAGCAGCCAATTGTGATTACCGGATGGTCGCCACACTGGATGTTTAACAAGTATAAGTTGAAGTATTTGGATGATCCAAAGAAGACCATGGGTACTTCAGAATCGATTAACACGATTACCAAGAAGAACCTGAAGTCATCAGACCCTCAGGCTTACAAGGTATTAAAGAAGTTCCACTGGACCAAGGAAGACATGCAAGATGTCATGCTCCAAGTCCAAAACGGTAAGTCACCACAACAGGCTGCCGATAACTGGATTAAGGACCACCAGAAGCAGGTGGATGCTTGGTTTGATTAA
- a CDS encoding ABC transporter permease, whose product MNPQIKTVAKFTFMNHVKTKSFWFMMLLPFVIFAAWAGVGAIILQSDNNTADVAVVGTSSVRSAIKTDSDDLNIHVSKITDEKDADKALKDGDIDAILTVTSQGAKLTSQPQSQKVDKDNLQSFLQKLTFSDRAKQYGLSDAQTAQLSQQFPLTSTVINNGKQENGDTASAFQFAVPMMITFIMFFVIMTYATILANEIANEKSSRIMETLLAASSAKAQYYGKLIGVMLLPIIQFLVYAVAFTAIYLVTKNQSLVKNVWSSLPHINGWALIYTLVFIIVGIALYMVVAALSASLVNDSAQVQQAVQPVTYLAMIPYLIGLASGGGNNLLVKIFAYIPFVSQTIMPAQLITQTTSWPLALLSLGIAVAFLFFFTRFGEKLYARNVLSYSDENITKQLMRLFKRHA is encoded by the coding sequence ATGAATCCTCAAATTAAAACCGTCGCCAAATTCACTTTCATGAACCATGTCAAAACCAAGAGTTTCTGGTTCATGATGCTTTTGCCCTTTGTAATTTTCGCTGCCTGGGCTGGTGTCGGTGCCATTATTCTCCAATCTGACAACAATACCGCTGATGTAGCCGTGGTTGGTACGTCATCAGTGCGGTCAGCAATCAAGACCGACAGTGATGATTTAAATATCCACGTTTCTAAAATCACCGATGAAAAGGATGCCGACAAGGCCTTAAAGGATGGTGATATTGATGCCATTTTGACTGTGACTAGCCAAGGTGCCAAACTGACTAGTCAGCCCCAAAGCCAAAAGGTCGACAAGGATAATCTACAAAGTTTCCTGCAGAAGTTAACCTTTAGCGATCGCGCCAAGCAATATGGCCTATCTGACGCCCAAACGGCCCAGTTAAGCCAGCAATTCCCCCTAACCAGCACCGTCATTAACAATGGTAAGCAGGAGAACGGCGACACTGCCAGCGCCTTCCAATTTGCAGTGCCGATGATGATTACCTTTATCATGTTCTTTGTGATTATGACCTACGCCACCATTTTGGCTAATGAAATTGCCAATGAAAAGTCATCAAGAATTATGGAGACCCTGCTGGCAGCCTCTTCAGCCAAAGCCCAGTATTACGGTAAATTAATTGGGGTTATGCTCTTACCAATCATCCAATTCTTGGTGTATGCGGTCGCCTTTACTGCCATTTACCTGGTTACTAAAAATCAGTCTCTTGTAAAAAATGTGTGGAGTAGCCTACCCCATATCAACGGTTGGGCGCTGATTTATACTTTGGTCTTTATCATTGTTGGTATTGCCCTTTACATGGTGGTCGCTGCCCTTTCGGCCTCACTGGTCAACGACAGTGCCCAAGTGCAACAAGCAGTCCAACCGGTTACCTACCTGGCCATGATTCCTTACTTGATTGGCTTAGCCTCTGGAGGTGGCAACAACCTGCTGGTAAAAATCTTTGCCTACATCCCCTTTGTATCACAGACAATCATGCCAGCCCAGCTAATCACGCAAACTACTAGCTGGCCCCTAGCACTTCTATCACTTGGAATTGCAGTTGCCTTCCTATTCTTCTTCACCCGTTTCGGTGAAAAGCTGTATGCTAGGAACGTGCTTTCCTACAGTGATGAGAACATCACCAAGCAGCTAATGCGCTTGTTCAAGCGCCATGCCTAG
- a CDS encoding ABC transporter ATP-binding protein, which produces MLKLEHVNKDFGSKHAVQDLDLTIQPGEVMGLIGQNGAGKTTTFRMILSFIQPTSGNITWDGQPITDQRRQTIGFLPEERGLYQKLTIEDQIVYMAALHGMNRADTLKDLKTWMGRLDVVGKPSDKVQSLSKGNAQKIQMIAALIFNPKFIILDEPFSGLDPVNTSIMMDEILRFRDQGAMIIFSSHDMNNVSKISDHLTMLKRGQTVLQGPVQAIREKFGRIKLYVEAPGVTADQLAAQPGVVTVVPSGAGLELTLANEEAGKGIFDLVTKNGYIPAFSQQPPTLDEIFRQEVATDESSN; this is translated from the coding sequence ATGCTTAAACTTGAACACGTCAACAAGGATTTTGGCAGCAAGCACGCTGTCCAAGACCTGGATCTAACCATTCAACCCGGCGAAGTCATGGGCCTCATTGGTCAAAACGGGGCCGGCAAAACCACCACCTTCCGAATGATTCTCAGCTTTATCCAGCCTACCAGCGGTAACATCACCTGGGATGGCCAGCCCATCACCGATCAGCGCCGTCAAACCATCGGCTTCCTGCCCGAAGAACGTGGGCTCTACCAGAAGCTAACCATCGAAGACCAAATCGTCTATATGGCCGCCCTGCACGGCATGAACCGGGCTGACACTTTAAAGGATTTGAAAACCTGGATGGGGCGCCTCGACGTCGTGGGTAAACCCAGCGATAAGGTCCAGTCCCTTTCCAAAGGTAATGCCCAGAAGATTCAGATGATTGCTGCTTTGATTTTCAACCCTAAGTTCATCATCCTTGATGAGCCCTTCTCTGGTTTGGATCCGGTCAACACCAGCATCATGATGGACGAAATTCTTCGGTTCCGTGACCAGGGCGCGATGATTATCTTCTCTAGTCACGACATGAACAACGTCAGCAAGATTTCTGACCACCTGACTATGCTCAAGCGTGGCCAGACCGTCCTCCAAGGTCCGGTACAGGCCATCCGTGAAAAGTTTGGCCGTATCAAGCTCTACGTGGAAGCACCGGGCGTTACGGCTGACCAGTTAGCTGCCCAACCCGGTGTAGTCACGGTAGTACCAAGCGGGGCCGGTTTAGAACTGACCCTGGCCAACGAAGAGGCCGGTAAGGGCATCTTTGACCTAGTGACCAAGAACGGTTACATCCCCGCCTTTAGCCAACAACCACCTACCCTTGATGAAATTTTCCGCCAGGAGGTCGCCACTGATGAATCCTCAAATTAA
- a CDS encoding helix-turn-helix transcriptional regulator, with amino-acid sequence MKNRIQELRKDQHITQADLANHLQVSRQTVISLEQGRYNASLILAHKIAEFFNQSIEDIFIFEGEEQ; translated from the coding sequence TTGAAAAATAGAATCCAGGAACTCCGCAAGGACCAGCATATCACCCAGGCCGATCTGGCCAACCATCTGCAGGTCAGCCGCCAAACCGTGATTTCTCTTGAACAGGGACGCTACAACGCCTCCCTAATATTGGCCCACAAGATTGCGGAGTTCTTTAACCAAAGCATTGAAGACATCTTTATTTTTGAGGGAGAGGAGCAATAA